One genomic window of Sphingobacterium oryzagri includes the following:
- a CDS encoding glycerol-3-phosphate dehydrogenase/oxidase, protein MNFKRIEAIKRLNETPQWDIAIIGGGATGLGIAVDAASRGYKAILLEKYDFAKGTSSKSTKLVHGGVRYLANGDVKLVFSALKERGLIFQNAPHVSFVQSFVIPSYSFFNKMKFLIGLKLYDWMAGKLRIGKSRLLNKAEVKEKLPKVKIKGLQGGIQYFDGQFDDARLAINLAQTAAEHGAALLNYADVTAINKSADGNVSGLTFTDQESNISHTISARVVINATGIFVDEILKMDSAAHKNLVRPSQGAHIVIDRKFLGNRDALMIPETSDGRVLFGVPWHDKVLLGTTDTPLDAHQIEPRPLEEEIDFILSTANDYLDGAPTRADIKSIFAGLRPLAAPTHGDGNSTKEISRDHKLIKSDSGLITITGGKWTTYRKMGEETVDLAIQTGQLNPAECKTTHLQLHGYSTDKQAGHWQVYGADLHHIQALMTERPAYAAKIHDNYDFRVAEVVWACQHEMIVKVEDFLARRIRLTILDAQASLEAAPIVAKVMAEQLGKDEHWISQELADYKELVKRYLI, encoded by the coding sequence ATGAATTTTAAACGAATCGAAGCCATAAAGCGCCTGAATGAAACGCCTCAATGGGATATCGCCATTATCGGAGGCGGTGCTACAGGGCTCGGTATAGCTGTGGATGCAGCATCTCGCGGTTATAAAGCAATCTTGTTGGAGAAATACGATTTTGCGAAAGGCACCTCCAGCAAAAGCACCAAACTGGTGCACGGCGGTGTGCGCTACTTAGCTAACGGCGATGTAAAACTGGTATTTTCTGCGTTAAAGGAACGTGGGTTGATTTTTCAAAACGCACCTCATGTATCGTTTGTGCAAAGTTTTGTCATCCCGTCTTACAGCTTTTTCAACAAAATGAAGTTCTTGATCGGCCTCAAACTATACGATTGGATGGCAGGCAAGTTACGCATCGGCAAATCGCGTTTATTGAATAAGGCGGAGGTAAAAGAGAAACTACCAAAAGTAAAAATAAAAGGCTTGCAAGGCGGAATTCAATATTTTGACGGACAGTTTGACGATGCGCGGCTAGCTATTAACTTGGCGCAAACGGCTGCCGAACATGGCGCGGCCTTATTAAACTATGCAGATGTCACGGCCATCAACAAATCAGCGGATGGAAACGTTAGCGGCCTAACCTTTACCGATCAGGAAAGCAACATTTCGCATACCATATCCGCGCGTGTGGTAATCAACGCCACCGGTATTTTTGTAGATGAGATTTTAAAGATGGATAGCGCAGCGCACAAAAACCTTGTTCGCCCTAGCCAAGGTGCCCATATTGTGATCGATAGAAAATTCTTGGGCAATCGCGATGCCCTGATGATACCCGAAACAAGTGATGGTCGTGTACTATTTGGTGTGCCCTGGCACGACAAAGTGCTTTTAGGCACGACCGATACACCGCTTGATGCTCATCAGATCGAGCCAAGACCACTGGAAGAAGAAATTGACTTCATTTTGTCTACAGCCAACGATTATTTAGATGGCGCGCCAACCCGCGCCGATATCAAAAGTATATTCGCGGGCTTGCGTCCCCTTGCTGCACCGACACACGGCGACGGCAACAGCACCAAAGAAATATCGCGCGATCACAAGCTAATCAAAAGCGATTCAGGCCTGATAACCATTACCGGCGGCAAATGGACAACCTACCGGAAAATGGGCGAAGAGACAGTGGACTTGGCCATACAAACCGGACAGTTAAACCCGGCGGAATGTAAAACAACACATTTGCAACTTCACGGCTATAGCACCGATAAGCAAGCCGGACATTGGCAAGTATACGGCGCAGACTTGCACCATATTCAGGCATTGATGACCGAACGGCCAGCTTATGCAGCAAAAATACACGACAACTATGATTTTCGGGTAGCCGAAGTAGTGTGGGCCTGCCAACATGAAATGATCGTTAAAGTCGAAGATTTTTTGGCTCGCCGGATTCGCCTCACCATTTTGGATGCGCAGGCTTCTTTAGAAGCAGCACCAATCGTGGCGAAAGTCATGGCCGAGCAACTAGGCAAAGATGAACATTGGATCAGTCAAGAATTGGCCGATTATAAGGAACTTGTAAAACGATACTTAATTTAA
- a CDS encoding DeoR/GlpR family DNA-binding transcription regulator, with the protein MNNVERHQLIIKKIEKNGHVSVVDLCAELQVSSVTIRKDLQFLEDEGMLHRTHGGATSVNPYQKDRPINEKALLHADAKERIGWEAAKLVEPNDSIIIASGTTMQFFARQIVPQEHLTVITSAINVTMELIKHDTVDIIQLGGPVRKTSSSIMGSYAEALLGDFFCSKLFLGVDGIDADFGITTTNAQEALLNRKMMESVHKVIVLADFSKFDRKSLGKIADLVKIDMIISDNIPLKYQQLCDNLGIEYKVC; encoded by the coding sequence ATGAACAACGTGGAGCGTCATCAACTAATTATTAAAAAAATCGAAAAAAACGGTCATGTATCGGTCGTCGATTTATGCGCTGAATTGCAGGTATCGTCTGTCACGATTCGAAAAGATCTCCAATTTTTGGAAGATGAAGGCATGTTGCATCGCACACATGGCGGAGCTACCAGCGTAAATCCGTATCAGAAAGACCGACCGATCAATGAGAAAGCACTGCTTCATGCGGATGCCAAAGAACGTATCGGCTGGGAGGCGGCCAAACTGGTCGAGCCTAACGATTCTATCATTATTGCCTCGGGCACGACCATGCAGTTTTTTGCGCGTCAAATTGTTCCGCAAGAGCACTTGACAGTAATTACATCGGCAATAAATGTTACGATGGAGCTGATCAAGCACGACACGGTGGACATCATACAACTTGGTGGGCCGGTACGCAAAACGTCTTCTTCTATTATGGGCAGCTATGCGGAAGCCTTATTGGGCGATTTTTTTTGTTCAAAACTTTTTCTTGGCGTCGATGGTATTGATGCCGATTTCGGAATAACGACGACCAATGCCCAGGAGGCGCTGCTGAACCGTAAAATGATGGAATCGGTGCACAAGGTGATTGTACTGGCTGATTTTTCCAAGTTTGATCGAAAGAGTCTAGGGAAAATTGCTGATCTCGTCAAAATCGACATGATTATCAGCGATAATATCCCGCTGAAATATCAACAATTATGTGACAATCTAGGTATTGAGTATAAAGTTTGTTAA
- a CDS encoding Gfo/Idh/MocA family oxidoreductase → MKEKNSSRRDFIKKTLIGAAAFTIVPRHVLGGKGFLAPSDHLTKGVIGVGSMGRGHFAYAGTKTVAICDVDTRHLAIAQQELGGGIKEHHDYRELIQNPEVDIVHIATPPHWHGIMAVEAARSGKDIWCEKPMTRTIGEGKKVKEAVEVHGNVFRLNTWFRFADNFYGMTVPVKKIKKLVDTGMLGWPLKVTISKHTGFDWKFFWIGKEDLPVEQVPKELDYDMWLGPAPHKPYSTHRVHTTFRGYWDYDGGGLGDMGQHYLDPVQYFLGKDNESPVKIEVDAPQQHYDAVGTWRKITYTYADGCQIVLDGAGTEEGLAYIEGPKGKLYKGFVSDIPDLERKLAQYPEPAPQVTDFVEACRTRQKFALNEQNGYYSATLVNLGLAALRLNRTLAFDSQKQEFINDEAANRLINQPMRGPWTI, encoded by the coding sequence ATGAAAGAAAAAAACAGTTCAAGACGTGATTTTATCAAAAAAACGTTGATTGGAGCTGCAGCCTTTACCATTGTGCCCCGTCACGTGTTGGGCGGTAAAGGTTTTCTGGCGCCGAGTGATCATCTAACAAAAGGTGTTATCGGTGTTGGATCCATGGGCAGAGGCCACTTTGCTTATGCTGGCACAAAAACCGTAGCCATTTGTGATGTAGATACCCGACACCTTGCGATTGCGCAACAGGAGCTTGGCGGCGGAATCAAGGAACATCACGACTACCGTGAGCTGATTCAAAACCCGGAAGTTGATATTGTCCACATTGCCACACCGCCGCATTGGCATGGTATTATGGCCGTGGAGGCCGCGCGATCGGGCAAGGATATTTGGTGTGAAAAACCCATGACGCGCACTATCGGTGAAGGTAAGAAGGTGAAAGAAGCGGTGGAAGTGCACGGCAATGTTTTTCGGTTGAATACCTGGTTTCGTTTTGCTGATAATTTTTACGGTATGACCGTGCCGGTAAAAAAGATCAAAAAGTTGGTCGATACGGGAATGTTGGGTTGGCCATTGAAGGTGACGATCAGTAAACACACGGGATTTGACTGGAAATTCTTTTGGATAGGAAAAGAAGATTTGCCGGTAGAACAGGTGCCTAAAGAGCTGGATTACGATATGTGGCTTGGTCCTGCGCCGCATAAACCCTATAGTACACATCGTGTGCATACGACGTTTCGCGGTTATTGGGATTATGATGGAGGCGGATTGGGCGATATGGGGCAACACTATTTGGATCCCGTGCAGTATTTTCTGGGCAAGGATAATGAAAGTCCGGTCAAAATCGAAGTTGATGCGCCGCAGCAGCATTATGATGCGGTGGGTACCTGGCGCAAGATTACCTATACTTATGCAGACGGTTGCCAAATCGTGTTGGATGGTGCAGGTACAGAAGAAGGTTTGGCGTATATTGAAGGGCCAAAGGGCAAGCTTTATAAAGGATTTGTTTCCGATATTCCCGATTTGGAACGCAAATTAGCGCAGTATCCAGAGCCTGCACCGCAGGTGACTGATTTTGTCGAGGCTTGTAGGACGAGACAGAAATTCGCCTTGAACGAGCAAAACGGATATTACTCGGCAACCTTGGTTAATTTAGGTCTGGCGGCTTTGCGTTTAAATCGTACGTTGGCGTTTGACTCGCAAAAGCAGGAGTTTATTAACGACGAAGCGGCAAATCGCTTGATTAATCAACCTATGCGTGGTCCGTGGACCATCTAA
- a CDS encoding DUF1080 domain-containing protein, which yields MKKVFNTLSALLFVQLLAHAQQPANRTTATKIADVLAQQPAEEEAKFASAMHELESFTSEDITQLLLGLRSKGASRSGIEYAANSYGFYVLQANKESLRLKFSNGLVGALEQLTDKQDKGFVLQLIKQVSKNEAIPAVVPYLKDTELLDKAAMALNGIRTEEAAQALATALQGATTEQEVVALVAALGDLKAKDQEEVIIALLQKYPSENFQRNAYTALSKIAGAKSAPYFLEKLKAVNYQFDKSNVGGLTLAYAANLAETNNQKLALSVVNQVMKGAVSANAITLQAGALDLLTAIDSRKAKKQLMKGALSANAQYRATALRLLREQATAAETTKLIKALKGASPAVQESIFNYLAVKAAAADTTLIKTQLASVNDPKAKIAGLRAWSTIAKGSNSSGLIQAIDGANTEVLKGIVDLLLSSKDTHTITQVNAALAGADSKTQLALLNVLGTRMDDASSKAVIPLLSTNDAAVKSAALQVLPNVATAADVPTLVDLLAKSNAADAPQLQWALVNALNDADNKDQQITELVAAIARYEAAVAANFFPVLAGLGGNEALDAVNGYLANAAVRDAAIKSLANWSNPEALSILIGLSRTEKGTNFDVVFSGLIKQINSSEETAEQKTLYLKDAFALAQNAAQKRTVLASLQATETYQALIFAGKFLDDNELKRAATGTAMNIAMDNKAYIGADVRAILEKAMANLSGSESSYLREAIVRHLAEMPKGEGYVSIFNGVNLTGWKGLVDDPIKRAKLSEKALADKQRVADQEMRANWKVENGDLVFTGHGDNIATIKQYGDFEMLVDWKLDPNGKEPDAGVYLRGTPQVQIWDISRTNVGAQVGSGGLYNNQKHAKDPLKVADNALGEWNTFKIRMVGEQVSVWLNGELVVDNVVLENYWDRNQSIFPTEQIELQAHGSRVWYREIYVKELARKEVTRLTAAEKSEGFDLLFDGTNLDKWTATSAYEINPEGYIRANPDAKFGKNLYTKEQYADFVYRFDFKLTPGANNGVGIRTPLEGDAAYAGTEIQILDNDADIYKNLHDYQYHGSAYGIIPAKRAAMKPMGEWNSQEIWLKGSKIKVTLNGVVILDGDLAAASKNGTLDKKEHPGLRNSTGHIGFLGHGTEVFFRNIRVKRL from the coding sequence ATGAAAAAAGTATTTAATACACTTTCCGCACTTCTGTTTGTGCAGCTGCTCGCGCATGCGCAGCAACCGGCCAACAGAACGACGGCCACCAAAATAGCCGACGTACTGGCGCAACAACCTGCAGAAGAGGAAGCCAAGTTTGCTTCGGCCATGCACGAACTGGAATCGTTTACTTCTGAAGATATTACGCAGCTTCTTTTGGGTCTCCGATCCAAAGGTGCAAGTCGCAGCGGAATAGAATATGCTGCAAATTCGTATGGATTTTATGTGTTGCAAGCGAATAAAGAGAGCCTTCGGCTGAAATTTTCTAACGGCCTGGTAGGTGCTTTAGAGCAACTGACGGATAAGCAAGATAAAGGTTTCGTTTTGCAGCTGATAAAGCAGGTTTCTAAAAACGAGGCGATCCCTGCTGTGGTGCCTTATTTGAAAGATACCGAATTATTGGATAAGGCCGCCATGGCGCTAAATGGAATTCGAACGGAAGAAGCGGCGCAGGCACTTGCTACAGCACTACAAGGAGCCACCACAGAGCAGGAAGTTGTAGCGCTTGTTGCTGCATTAGGTGATTTAAAGGCGAAAGACCAAGAGGAGGTTATTATTGCATTGTTGCAGAAGTACCCGTCCGAAAATTTTCAACGTAATGCCTACACGGCACTTAGTAAAATTGCAGGCGCGAAGTCTGCTCCTTATTTTTTGGAGAAATTAAAGGCGGTAAACTACCAATTTGATAAAAGTAATGTCGGCGGACTGACCTTGGCTTACGCGGCTAACCTGGCGGAAACGAATAACCAAAAACTGGCCTTATCGGTGGTCAATCAGGTAATGAAAGGCGCCGTAAGCGCTAACGCGATAACTTTACAGGCTGGTGCATTGGATTTATTGACAGCGATAGATTCCAGGAAAGCGAAAAAGCAATTGATGAAAGGCGCTTTGTCTGCCAATGCGCAATACCGGGCTACGGCATTGCGTTTGTTGCGCGAGCAAGCCACGGCCGCTGAAACCACCAAGCTGATTAAGGCATTAAAAGGTGCTTCGCCAGCGGTGCAAGAGAGTATTTTTAATTATTTAGCGGTAAAGGCGGCGGCAGCAGACACAACGCTGATCAAAACTCAGCTCGCTTCAGTAAATGATCCGAAGGCGAAGATCGCTGGATTGCGGGCCTGGTCGACCATTGCAAAAGGCAGCAATAGTTCGGGGCTCATTCAAGCTATTGATGGTGCCAATACGGAGGTGCTGAAAGGTATCGTTGATTTATTATTGAGCTCAAAAGATACCCATACGATTACGCAGGTAAACGCTGCGCTGGCTGGCGCGGACAGCAAGACGCAACTCGCGTTGTTGAACGTGCTTGGCACACGTATGGATGATGCTTCGTCAAAGGCCGTTATTCCCTTGCTTTCGACAAACGATGCGGCGGTAAAATCGGCTGCGCTTCAGGTATTGCCTAATGTGGCAACGGCTGCTGATGTGCCAACTTTGGTTGATCTATTGGCAAAATCGAATGCCGCGGATGCGCCGCAACTGCAATGGGCTTTGGTCAATGCGCTGAACGATGCGGATAATAAGGATCAGCAAATCACGGAACTTGTTGCTGCTATTGCGCGTTATGAAGCGGCTGTGGCGGCCAACTTTTTTCCGGTGTTGGCGGGCCTTGGCGGCAACGAAGCGCTGGATGCGGTGAACGGCTATCTGGCAAATGCTGCTGTACGTGATGCGGCGATAAAATCGTTGGCGAACTGGAGCAATCCCGAAGCGCTATCGATATTGATAGGTCTATCTCGTACGGAAAAGGGAACTAATTTCGATGTTGTTTTTTCGGGATTGATCAAACAGATCAATAGCAGCGAAGAAACTGCCGAGCAGAAAACACTTTATCTCAAAGATGCATTTGCGCTGGCGCAAAACGCTGCGCAAAAAAGAACGGTGTTAGCGAGTTTGCAGGCTACCGAAACGTATCAGGCATTGATCTTTGCAGGGAAATTTCTGGATGATAACGAATTGAAACGCGCTGCGACTGGTACAGCCATGAATATCGCGATGGATAACAAAGCGTATATCGGCGCTGATGTGCGTGCTATCCTCGAAAAGGCTATGGCCAACCTTTCCGGCAGTGAGAGTTCGTATTTGCGGGAAGCGATTGTTCGGCATTTGGCAGAGATGCCGAAGGGTGAGGGGTATGTGTCGATTTTCAACGGCGTAAATTTGACGGGCTGGAAAGGTTTGGTAGACGACCCGATTAAGCGAGCTAAGCTATCGGAAAAGGCATTGGCCGATAAGCAACGTGTTGCCGATCAGGAAATGCGGGCAAATTGGAAAGTTGAAAACGGCGATTTGGTCTTTACGGGGCATGGTGACAACATCGCGACGATAAAGCAATATGGCGATTTTGAAATGTTGGTCGATTGGAAGCTTGACCCGAATGGCAAGGAACCAGATGCTGGCGTTTATTTACGCGGTACACCGCAAGTGCAGATTTGGGATATCTCGCGTACCAATGTTGGTGCGCAGGTCGGATCGGGTGGATTGTATAATAACCAAAAACATGCGAAAGATCCGTTAAAGGTAGCCGATAATGCGCTTGGCGAATGGAATACGTTTAAAATTCGTATGGTTGGTGAGCAGGTATCCGTTTGGTTGAATGGCGAGTTGGTGGTGGATAACGTGGTGCTGGAGAACTATTGGGACCGTAATCAGTCTATTTTTCCGACTGAGCAGATCGAGCTGCAAGCGCATGGCTCGCGTGTGTGGTATCGGGAAATTTATGTTAAAGAGCTGGCGCGTAAGGAAGTGACACGGTTAACAGCCGCCGAAAAGTCGGAAGGTTTTGATTTGTTGTTTGATGGCACTAACTTGGATAAATGGACAGCAACAAGCGCTTACGAGATTAATCCGGAAGGATATATTCGCGCCAATCCGGATGCTAAGTTTGGCAAAAACCTGTACACGAAGGAGCAATATGCTGATTTTGTGTATCGCTTTGATTTTAAATTGACACCCGGAGCAAACAATGGCGTAGGAATCCGCACGCCATTGGAAGGCGATGCGGCGTATGCTGGTACGGAGATTCAGATTTTGGATAATGATGCGGATATTTACAAGAATCTGCACGACTATCAGTATCACGGCTCAGCCTACGGCATCATTCCGGCCAAGCGTGCTGCCATGAAGCCGATGGGCGAATGGAATAGCCAGGAGATATGGCTGAAAGGGAGCAAAATCAAAGTAACGCTGAATGGCGTGGTGATCTTGGACGGCGACCTGGCTGCGGCTTCCAAAAATGGTACGCTCGATAAGAAAGAACATCCCGGGTTAAGAAACAGCACGGGCCATATCGGCTTTTTAGGTCATGGTACGGAAGTGTTTTTTAGAAATATTCGCGTGAAACGTCTCTAG
- a CDS encoding enolase C-terminal domain-like protein, with protein sequence MERRTFLRALQLGLVSTAVINDPLFGSSLDLFPKTSVDQELAYHRIQDIKFSSVALRYPRLVGKNARLGLHGYGPDVEICVIKTDKGASGWASLRGSRKEAQQLAGTMVGKTVADFFQQDIGIKDDNYIPFDIALHDLAGVIVDKPVYSLLGKTKPIINDCYSGMIYFDDLEPEGKPAGIDKILEECAADYRLGYRQFKLKIGRGHRWMPFEQGLQRDIEITNKVAAAFPDCKILVDGNNGFSVDQFIRYMQGIRGVKLFWIEEPFHETETDYRKLRSWLKDEGIETLLADGEADPDPALLQSLIEKKLLDVHLTDIEGLGFTNWRKLMPNLKRWGAQASPHAWGSLLKTHYTAQLAAALGNTVTIEGVSSTSEDVDLSGYYLKNGKLFLPNKPGFGMPLLKQV encoded by the coding sequence ATGGAAAGAAGAACATTTTTACGTGCGCTACAGCTTGGCCTCGTATCTACAGCAGTAATTAACGATCCTTTATTTGGATCATCTCTTGATTTATTTCCCAAAACTTCAGTAGACCAGGAACTAGCCTACCACCGCATTCAGGATATCAAATTTTCATCGGTAGCGCTGCGTTATCCGCGTTTGGTTGGTAAAAATGCGCGACTCGGTTTGCATGGATACGGTCCGGATGTGGAGATTTGTGTCATCAAAACCGATAAAGGCGCAAGCGGCTGGGCATCGTTGCGCGGTTCAAGGAAAGAAGCGCAGCAACTGGCGGGCACGATGGTGGGCAAGACTGTTGCTGATTTTTTTCAACAAGACATCGGTATCAAGGATGATAACTACATTCCGTTCGATATAGCATTACACGATCTTGCAGGCGTAATTGTCGATAAACCGGTGTATAGCTTGCTCGGAAAGACAAAACCCATCATAAACGACTGTTATAGCGGCATGATCTACTTTGACGATCTTGAGCCGGAAGGAAAGCCGGCAGGTATAGACAAAATTTTGGAAGAATGCGCGGCAGACTACCGCTTGGGCTATCGCCAGTTTAAACTAAAAATTGGTCGTGGACATCGATGGATGCCCTTTGAGCAAGGGTTACAACGTGATATAGAAATCACCAACAAAGTGGCCGCTGCTTTTCCCGATTGCAAAATACTGGTTGACGGCAACAACGGCTTTTCCGTAGATCAGTTTATTCGCTACATGCAAGGTATTCGCGGTGTTAAACTTTTTTGGATCGAAGAACCGTTTCACGAAACGGAAACGGATTATCGCAAGCTGCGAAGCTGGCTGAAAGATGAAGGAATCGAAACACTTTTAGCAGATGGCGAAGCCGACCCAGATCCTGCTTTGCTTCAATCCCTCATCGAAAAAAAGCTGCTCGATGTGCACCTCACAGATATTGAAGGACTAGGTTTCACGAATTGGCGTAAACTGATGCCAAACTTGAAGCGCTGGGGAGCACAAGCTTCGCCGCACGCCTGGGGTTCTTTATTAAAAACACATTACACGGCGCAACTTGCCGCAGCGTTGGGCAATACAGTCACGATAGAAGGTGTATCCAGTACATCGGAAGATGTCGACCTATCGGGTTATTATTTAAAAAATGGAAAGCTTTTCTTGCCAAACAAACCTGGATTTGGGATGCCGCTATTGAAACAAGTGTAA
- a CDS encoding sensor histidine kinase: MVGKLFKYYYLHIIIWMLLLLFPFVTYLYEPEKIKDFEPYFLISHIVSVGFLALSFYLLTAYAGPKYFFRKRIKFLLFVLLGLSAYLVINYLIVHFNPTGDLERLKKEGVLFVRIFVGPTIIYFLCIVIGNMLFFYNEQARQKELNKQIELEKTTAELNLLKLQISPHFLFNTLNNIRWQVRKQPAASEDSIIKLSEILRYIIYEVENNRVELQREIEHLKNFMELQSLRLPVAGDVVLDVQPDLKNRLIHPLLFIHFVENAFKYGVDSKTEPSIRFAFINIAGGIGFRSHNRILSQGTAKTTDGIGLSNIRRRLELLYPNKYTLLIEQSNGFFDVTLDLYLDEN, encoded by the coding sequence ATGGTTGGTAAACTTTTTAAATATTACTATTTGCATATCATCATCTGGATGTTGTTGTTGCTTTTTCCGTTTGTCACTTATCTGTATGAGCCGGAGAAGATAAAGGATTTTGAACCTTATTTTTTAATTTCGCATATCGTTAGTGTCGGTTTTTTGGCGCTCAGTTTTTACTTGCTTACCGCTTACGCCGGGCCCAAATATTTTTTTAGAAAGCGTATCAAATTTCTGTTGTTTGTGCTGCTAGGTTTAAGCGCCTATTTGGTTATTAACTACCTTATTGTACATTTCAATCCTACGGGCGACCTGGAAAGGTTGAAGAAAGAGGGTGTACTTTTTGTGCGTATTTTTGTTGGGCCAACCATTATTTATTTTCTGTGTATAGTGATCGGAAATATGTTGTTTTTTTACAACGAGCAGGCGAGACAAAAGGAGCTGAACAAGCAGATCGAACTGGAAAAGACTACGGCCGAACTCAACCTGCTGAAGTTACAGATTAGTCCACACTTTCTGTTCAATACGTTAAACAATATACGCTGGCAGGTAAGAAAGCAACCAGCCGCGTCAGAAGATTCCATCATCAAGTTGTCCGAGATTTTACGTTATATTATCTACGAAGTAGAAAATAATCGCGTGGAACTGCAGCGCGAGATTGAGCACCTCAAAAATTTTATGGAGTTGCAAAGCCTTCGACTTCCGGTAGCGGGAGATGTCGTACTGGATGTACAACCAGATCTGAAAAATCGTTTGATTCATCCGCTGTTGTTTATTCATTTCGTGGAAAATGCATTTAAATACGGTGTCGATAGTAAAACCGAGCCGTCCATCCGCTTTGCATTTATCAATATTGCCGGAGGCATAGGTTTCCGCTCGCATAACCGTATACTTTCGCAAGGTACTGCGAAAACTACCGATGGAATTGGGCTTAGCAATATCCGTAGGCGACTGGAACTCTTATACCCTAATAAATATACTCTTTTGATTGAGCAGTCGAATGGATTTTTTGATGTAACACTAGATCTCTATCTCGATGAAAATTAG
- a CDS encoding LytR/AlgR family response regulator transcription factor, whose translation MKISCILIDDEPFALNILEDDLLQFPQIEVLAKFSSPLAVIDFLAEHAVDLIFSDIQMPEMLGTQFVRGLNNGPLIIFTTAFHQYALEGFELNVVDYLMKPIRKERLAVAIKKVEDQLRLRENQQASQPEDYIVVNVEYQKIKLLVRDILYIEGLKDYVKIYLVNRAHPLLTRSNLRGMESKLPAASFARIHNSFIVNKARVTALQPTKIFLDNVALPIGKKYTESIKSI comes from the coding sequence ATGAAAATTAGCTGTATACTGATCGATGACGAGCCTTTTGCGCTTAATATTCTGGAAGACGACTTGTTACAATTTCCACAAATTGAAGTCCTGGCGAAGTTCAGTAGTCCGCTTGCGGTGATCGATTTTCTGGCCGAGCATGCCGTAGATTTGATTTTTTCGGATATTCAGATGCCCGAAATGCTTGGTACGCAATTCGTTCGTGGCCTGAATAACGGACCATTGATTATTTTCACAACAGCCTTTCATCAGTATGCGCTGGAAGGATTTGAGCTGAATGTGGTGGACTACTTGATGAAGCCCATTCGAAAAGAGCGTTTAGCCGTAGCGATCAAAAAAGTAGAAGACCAGCTGCGCTTACGCGAAAATCAACAAGCTAGCCAACCGGAAGACTACATTGTGGTCAACGTGGAGTACCAAAAAATTAAGTTGTTGGTGCGAGACATCCTTTATATAGAGGGATTAAAAGATTACGTGAAGATTTATTTGGTCAATCGTGCGCATCCGCTTCTCACCCGTAGTAACTTACGCGGTATGGAAAGCAAGCTGCCGGCGGCTAGCTTTGCACGTATTCACAATTCTTTTATCGTCAACAAAGCACGGGTAACGGCACTGCAACCGACCAAAATTTTTCTCGATAATGTGGCATTACCCATTGGTAAAAAGTATACAGAAAGTATAAAGAGCATCTAG